The Coffea arabica cultivar ET-39 chromosome 6e, Coffea Arabica ET-39 HiFi, whole genome shotgun sequence genome contains the following window.
CCCTTTGTTTGTTCAACTTTCCCCTTCCTTTATTAGGTTAATTTGATCTTCTACCAATGACTTTTTTAGTTTGCTTGCATGTGCTGAGCTTGCAGCGGGCTGGCAGGCTTCTACTTTTGTGGCTATGAGTGTTGGTATCATTTTTGTTCCACCGACTTTTTATGCACACATTTAAAGTCCATGGGAGTTTAATTTTGTACGACTTGACCTTTTGTTCAACATTCCGACCTAGGTTGGTTTTGTGGCAATTGCGGTTTGGCCTATCATATCTTTTTGCTCTAACCGTTTCTGCTTACATGTATAAAATGATTTATACTACTGCTAGCTAAAAGAAGTACTGGTGCATGCAATTCGTAAAGAAGAGGGGATAGGGAAGTTATTGTTGCTGTATTTAAGTAGAGTTTCAAGAGGCTAAGGATTGATGCCTGTGATTGGGGTAGTCAACACTAGAATGGGTTTACTTCTCGTGCAAATTATGTTATTACATTTGACTAGGAGGCTGAGTTATAATTGCAAAGTCATAAAATTTGTATGCTATGTTTGCTCTTATATATTTTGTGCTTTTGATGAACTTAATTACGAAAAGGGGATTAGCTGAAGCATGTTAGGAATTTACCCTAATTGACATCTGGCCGACAGCGGGATGACAGTGGAAGAATATATGGGTAAACAGGTTATTATGTGTGCAGCTTGAGGGTTTGTAAATATCTATCTTTAAGGCCTTGATGTGGAAAGGGCGATTCTCATACTGTCTGCCCTGTGTTCTACCTTATTTGTCTTCTTTATCATGTGTTCTATAATAGGATTGTTTTAACTTTTGGCTGTTCTACTAGAATTTTCTAGCCTTGTTTCTACATATATGCCCAAGATGTTGAtgtgaaatttctttttgagaggatgatcctttttgttttccctttgAAGTACTGGTTAAAGGCGTTATTTCATTGTGTTGTTACATGACAATAATACAAGCAGTAGTCATGGATGAAAAGTTTTGGCCGACAATTCTGTATTACCAAAAATGGATGTATgatgttttaaatatttttttattgatgCTATAAAATCCGACTCAGTCCTGCTCCAGTAACATTTTAGATGCTGAAAATCTAATTATCTTCTACTCTTTTTGTTGAATAACTCTGCTATTTTTTGTTGCAGGGAAATCTAATCATGCAAGTTCTGCCAAGAGATCTGGGCATCTTATCAGACCCACTTCTCCCAAGTCTCCTGTTGCTAGTGTCAGTGCTTTTGAAAGTGTGGAAGGATCAGATGATGAAGATAATATGACTGACAGTGCTGGACTAAACGATGCATATCTACATGCCAATGGGAATGCGGTAATACTTAATGATAGATTTGGGCGTGCACAATTCCATTTGGTTTTTTTTATTCCTTgtattttcttgattcaatcaatGTCCTTGTGCTGTCAAGGATTTACTTTCTCGAGTCTTGCCAATGTtgtataatttcttttcatttatgATGCTACATAAAGTCCCCAGGAATTCACTAAATTGACCCTATAACGAGCTGGGTCCTGAATGTTAAAGTATGTTTCAGGATTTACCGGATCACAGGAATGCCAATAATGGAGAGCAAATGGCTATGTCTGCATCAAGTATGATTCGATCCCATAGCGTATCTGGTGATCTGCACAGTGTGCAACCAGACCCTGTGGCTGCGGACATTCTCAGAAAAGAACCAGAACAGGAAACCTTTGTGAAGCTGAAAATTGCCCCAAGGGGTATTACAtcctcttctttcctttttatgttATAGGGTATAGCTTTTGTCAGCCCATTGGTTGTTTCTGTCCTGCAGCATACTTGCTAATGATTAGGCTAATAATTTATGCTTTGATGAAAACTTAAGTGTCATGTTACAGTTAAACTACCTTATTTTTCCTTCAGGTGTTATTGATTGACTAATATCACGGCTGAAACCAAGGGATTTGTGGAAATTTGTTTAATTTAACATTTAATGTACCCATCCATACTTTTTTCATTCTTCTTGGTCAAATGGAAAAGAAGAACAAACAGTCGGGTAGCAGCATTTCATTTCCAACAGCTGAGCTTTAATCTTCAGCCTTGGTTTTCATAGAAGTTAAGAAGCAATAATCATAATACCGATGCTTGTGAATAAACTATATCACCATATTAGTACAAAATTGACTGTTCTGTTCATTTTTGTATGTGTGAAAGCATCATGACGATAATTCTGTTCTATTTTTGGTCGTCCATGTATCTATTCTCCCCCTCACTGTTAGTGTGCACTTTATGTACTTTTCAGACTATTGGAATTAACATTGGAATCTATCCTTGCTTGTAATAAATGTACATGGATGCCAAAGCctatattttatttctttgtaatGATTTTCAGAGACACCATCTCCTGATGAAGTGGACGTCTATCGGAATCTGCAAGTGTGCCTAGAAATGAGAAAGACATATGTATTTAGGGAAGCTGTTGCGCCATGGGAAAAGGAAATCATAACTGATCCAAGCACACCAAAGCCCATTCCAAATCCATTTGATTATATGCCAGAACGAAAATCTGATGTAAGATAAAATGCGttagaattttttctttttttggttgatttttctTATGTGTGAGTAGTTTGAGGATTTTATTTTCTGTTCCTGTTGTTTTACTTTGTTGTGTTGGCACATTGTTATTAAGTACAGGGTTTCGAGTCACTAATATGTTGAGTGTTCCTACAGCATTCTTTTCAGATGGAAGATGGAGTTGTGCAAGTTTATGCTAATAAGGAGGGTAAGATGCTTGGTACCTTTGTCATTTTTTTGGTATAATAGTGTATCATCTTTGCCCTTTTTCCCCTctgatttttattattttccttcATCTAGCAACGGAGAAACTTTTCCCAGTAGCTGATGCAACCACCTTTTTCACTGACCTGCACCACATCCTTAAAGTTATTGCTGCGGGGAATATTCGGACACTATGTCACCATCGCCTAGTACTTTTAGAACAAGTAGATACTATGACTTTGATAGTTGTTTGTAGGAAGTGTGTTGAGTTTTGTTAGTGACCTAAAATTGTTTGCTTTTCAAAATACTGACTTATATGTTGTCCAGAAATTCAACCTCCATTTGATGCTTAATGCTGATCGGGAATTCCTTGCTCAAAAAAGTGCCCCACACCGTGACTTCTATAATGTCAGGAAAGTCGACACCCACGTTCACCACTCAGCCTGCATGAACCAGAAGCATCTTTTGAGGTTTATAAAGTCAAAGCTGAGGAAAGAGCCTGACGAGGTGTTGGGTCATTCTACTTGAGCTGTCTGCCATTTTCAAAGCATCATATATACTTCTCTTCTTCTGGATTAAAAGTGTCACTAACAAAAGTTTTTATGGAATAAAATCTGTAGAACTTTTCACAAATCCATCAAGATAGTGCCATTTTTCTGAGTATCTTACATAGGTATACCTTTTCTTCAGGTTGTCATATTTCGTGATGGTACCTATTTGACATTGAAAGAAGTTTTTGAGAGCTTGGATTTATCTGGGTATGAGAGGCTCCTAAATTCTGTGCTTTGAAGAATTGCTCGCCTCTCAGTTCAACTCTTTTGACTTGACTCATTGCTTTTTGACATCTGCTTTTCGCTTTTTTGTTTCActgataattttttttcccaaacagGTATGATCTGAATGTTGACCTACTGGATGTTCATGCTGACAAGAGCACCTTTCATCGATTTGACAAGTTTAATCTTAAGTACAACCCTTGTGGTCAAAGTAGGCTAAGGGAGATTTTTCTGAAGCAGGAAAACCTTATACAGGGTATTGCCATATTTTCTCTTCAGACCTGAAAAACTAGATCTTCATTTTAGTGAAAAAGAAGTTTCCACATTCTAGGTCATACCACTTGCTTTCGATCACCATGCATTTCCTTTGCAATATGAATTAAGATAAGCCATCCAATTCTTCTGTTTCTTCTTCgtcattttctttcttgttaCTCAAGTTCCACTTCGCGCCAGATTGTCCCCTTGATtctgttttcaatttttgtttacTTGGAAGCTTTATATTTGTTTATCAGATGTATTGAGTTTAAGATTTATTATATCTGCAAATTTGCAGGTCGTTTCCTTGGTGAGCTGACTAAGCAAGTTTTTTCTGATCTTGAAGCAAGCAAATATCAAGTGCGTCCTTTGTGTGTAATGAAATTTATCATctgctttttcatttttatttttcaccgtGCAGAAGATCAGCAATGCCTTAATAGTTCTTCCTTTTGCTTTGTGACACACTGAGCAACCCTGACTTACAACGAAACTTCTTGGCGGCCATTTTTGTTCTCTTCTGTCCATTTTGTGAAAGCTTTTCCATTTGTTTATCTTgtatcctttccttttctttttctttgggaGAGTGGGcctttacttatgtcattttttcttcttaaattAAGTATTCTTCCCAGTACTTATGtcatcttttgtatttttgttaAGCAAGAACTTTAAGGTTAAGATGCTTGTACCGCTTGAAAAATATGTGAAGATTGTTGCTTGAAGTCTGCATTGTCTTCACTTTCTGGCTGAGATGACAAGACTTCTGCACAACAATTTTAGCTTTGATGAGGGAAGGTGTCTGGTCTCCTTGTTTTCTTCAAGCACGTTTTATATACTTTTCAAATGATATTTAGATTCTAGGGTAAAGTTTCTGCAGGTTGGAATATCTTGGTAATTTTGTGTCAAAACTTGGaagattttttaaagtacaTCACTTGCAAAATGAATCTGGTGGTGTTGTTTTTGTTGtagtcttcttttccttttaaaatTATATGAGCATTTTGATGTTATGATTTGGGTTTCTGTCCAGTACAACGCTCCATGATTATGCCAGTTAAAGTCCAAACTTCTTCACTCCTTATTCTTGTTTGGATTAAGTATTGGTGGTTCTCCTTTGGTTCTGATGCAGATGGCTGAATACAGGGTATCCATATATGGCAGAAAGCAGAGTGAGTGGGACCAGCTGGCTAGTTGGATAGTAAACAATGACTTGTATAGCGAGAATGTTGTCTGGTTGATTCAGGTATCCAACAGAACCAACTGTATTTGTGTTGATGTCCTTGGCAAGAACTTTGTGGAAAGAACCTTAGTTCTTCTCTAGAAGGTCGATACTATTAAATGTCGATTAAAACAACCTTCTTCTCCTTTCTGCTCAACTTGTTCTCTCTAACAATTGGACAGCAATAATGTCCTTAAGGAAAGCTTTTACGTACCCCTGGGTTCTCAGAAATGCTCTATACCATGTTATGTTTATGCAAATCGTTGTATATTGCCCAAATagttctgattacttttcctatGTTAATTGGAAAACACTGTTCTCATCTTATAATTAGTCGTGTGCTTTAAtaagaaaattatttattatttgtcaaaattggTTCTGTTTGCAGGAACAAAACCCTGGAATTTCAAGATTTTGTCTTGCATGTCATTCGCCCATCTATGGCCACTTACTATTGTTCTTTTTCTCTGTTTTGCCTTTTCTTCTTGAATTCTTCCACTGTCTTGATTGAAGGGCTTATGACTATAATTCAAATACTTGTTACTTAACTTTTCATGTTTAATTTTGATGTTTAACTTTTCTGTAATTGGTTCTAAGAACAATcataatgagggggaaagaaGAATCAATACCAATAGGCGCCTTATACTACAATTTTATAATAGGGGCCTGCTTTATGCTTATGGTTTAAAGTTTGAAGTTGTGTATAGTCTTGCAATGCATCTGATGCTGTCAAAATGGATAATGCTGTTGACTGTCAGACATAAATGGCTAACTTTTGGGGAGCATTATGAATGCTGTCAGACTTGGAAATTCTAGGAGATTGGTTTCGTGTTGTATAACTAGGTTCAGAGTCTCTGAGTGCTGTCCAATGGACACAATGTCAGGTCTGAAGCCTATTATGATTAGGGAGAAAAGCATCTAAGTTTGAGGCGGTATAAAATCTCTTGTTTCAgcccttttttttccctaagCATCTTGTTTAATCAGAATATTAAATGCTATCTGAATAGTGATTTTCGTATTGAATTTCAATTCTTTTCAGCTTCCAAGACTCTACAATGTCTACAAGGAAATGGGAATTGTGACATCTTTTCAGAACATTCTTGATAATGTTTTCCTTCCTTTGTTTGAGGTTACTGTGGATCCAGATTCACATCCTcagttgcatgttttcttgaagCAGGTATGCATACTACCACTACATCAACTTTATTCTGCTTTATTGGGTAATAAACCATGTTCATTGAATACTGATAATTCTCCGGGTTAATCTCCCTGAAAGCTGGGTTCCTTTTCATGTTCCCTCAATATTCCTTTTTCTGTTCCATATGACAATGTTTGAAGGCAGACAAGAGGTGGCTTTTGGTAGCATGTAAAAAGATGATAGGGTTAAAACCCTGTAGTAGTGTCTAGGAGATAGTTATAAGTGAATAAATGATGAGCTATTCACCATTGCCAGATGTGGGTGTTATAAATTCATGTTTTTTAGTTAACAATAGTCTTTGTATAATGTCTAAGATGGTTTAACTAAATCCTGTTCCTGGATATTCAGGTGGTTGGATTTGATTTGGTGGACGATGAAAGTAAGCCAGAAAGACGTCCTACAAAACACATGCCGACACCTGCTCAGTGGACCAACATATTCAATCCTGCATACTCATACTACATTTACTATTGTTATGCTAACTTATACACCTTAAATAAGGTAAAGAAGTTGTTTCTGTTTATGCACTCTCcagaaattgagaaaaatgaagtaatttACCAATTGTGTGATTTGCTTCtcctttgtttttttcctttttttttttgggaaagggggggggggggttgtggTGTTAGGCAGTGCACCGTGGGGTTGATGGATGGTATAAAGGTTGGGGTTGGGGATAATGGGCTTACCACATTTCAATATTATCATTACAGCACTACTTTACATCTCTATCAACTGTAAGAGGCCTTTAAGATTTGGGCAATAGCTTTTTGGTCTTTGTCCTGATTTTTTcctagacttttttttttgccttacaATACAGGCAATAGCTTTTTGGtgtttttgctaattttttttttctgttagaCTATTGTTTTTCACTTCTGTCATGACTCATGGGGCTAATACCAGGAATGGAAACTTGAGATAGGATTACTGTAATATAAAtagtattttcttaaattgttacTATGATTGAGTTGTTGCTTGTAAGATGCAATAGCAAAAATcctcctaacattattttccaGGGCCTTTTCTGCTTTCCACTGTTTTTCTGTAACAGTTTtgcattttttcccttttttttgtggCCCGGGGGGAGGGGGGAGGTGTTTTGGCATTGCAGAAGAGGAAGGTTTAAGGATTCCTTCACCTAAAGATGGTGGTGTTTTCACCGGTGTATATGATTATATGGTTAATCTGTTTGCTGGCATTGTTTTGTGAGAATTAATTGCATAACATTTCAGCTTCGCGAGTCAAAAGGAATGACCACTATCAAACTCCGTCCACATTCTGGAGAGGTACATAAATGTTCATTCTGTGTGATCTGAAGTTAGATTGATTGTGTTATTGATGGTTTCAGTTTGTTAGGCTGGTGATGTTGACCACCTTGCAGCGACATTTCTTACTGCTCATAATATTGCGCATGGAATCAACTTGAGAAAATCTCCTGTACTTCAGTATTTGTACTACCTGGCCCAGGTAAAACAACACACGTCAAATTGATTAGCTTCCAAAGTGTGCACATTGTAATGCATTGGGATGGTTTCTTTGATTTCAGATTGGTCTTGCCATGTCTCCACTGAGCAACAACTCATTGTTTTTGGACTACCATCGGAATCCATTTCCCATGTTTTTCCTGCGTGGCCTCAATGTGTCGCTTTCAACTGATGATCCTTTGCAGATTCACCTAACAAAAGAGCCCCTCGTGGAAGAATACAGCATTGCAGCTTCTGTGAGTTCTTCAAGTCTTTTGTCAGAAAATATTTGAGTTGTGAACTGTTATGGTTGTCCAATAAGTTTGCTATCTGGTGCAGGTTTGGAAGTTAAGTtcatgtgatatatgtgagattgCACGGAATTCAGTTTATCAATCTGGTTTCTCTCATGTACTGAAGGTAAGTTAGTCCTGTTGAAGTTGTACAATTTGTGTTTGCAATAATATAAATTCTCCaccaaatttattttctattttatttcttttgagtAACGCTTAACACAGTGCTTCATAGTTTgcattattgttatttttgggTGGACATGCCAGATGGAATATGCTGCAGCAAACGCCTTTTTGGCCAAGTTGTTTAGTTCTTTTGCCTTATCTACGTATACCCTAAATCTTGATGCCATTCAATTGCTGCTTTGTTATCACTAATTTACTGGGAAAGCATGTTCTCATTTGGCAAGTCTAATTCCTACTATTTTGGATGGGGGCCAATTGCAGGCCCTTTTATGGTACTTTGTAGAGTACAATAAATATTTTAATCTGCCTGTGTTTGCTTTTTTGAAGCCTATCCTTTATAACAATTGTAAATATATGTTTCCTGTTGTAATGTCTGAACTATGAACATCTGTTCTTAGTCTCACTGGGTCGGGAAGGAATACTACAAGAGAGGACCAGACGGGAATGATATTCACAAGACAAACGTACCTCATATCCGCCTTGAATTTCGTGATATGGTATGGAAGTTGTTTTGAATTATGTTTTAATGTCTTCACATTATGAGAGAATCAATATCTTtgctatataatatatatatatatatatatatgtctatACCAAATTCATTGTTGTACAGGCAGTCTGAAATGTCATAAACAAGCAGTTTTGAAAAGCTTTGGTAAAGAGGAAGTACTAGGAAATatggttttcttttccttctaatCAGTGGATTTGAAGGAAGGAAACTGATTCAAATTCTAATCGTTCTCTCCTTATCGCGTTATCCTAATGCATTTTTCAGAAGTTTTACCTTTTGGAATGGTCTTTGGTTGATGATGGAGGCCTCTGTTTGAAGATTAGCTTCCAAAATCCAAGTTGGATCAGATGAAGCAAATCTTATCGTGAAGTTACATATTGtcatttgaataaattttggctTCTCCTAGCgacgcctttttttttttttttttaaagcagaTCAGGTGTTAGAATATAAAGGTGACAAATTACGTGTTCAATATTGCAGATTTGGAGAGAGGAGATGCAACAGGTTTATTTGGGAAATTCTATATTTGCTGAACATATTGACCCATAATAAGCTTGGCTGGCTTTCTTTTGCGAGCTGGAACTTTTACATTCTATGTGGAGGTATCCCTAAAATTTATCCATTAGAACTGAGGAAATTTTCCATTCtctgtttatttttgttatttctgtagaagttcttttttcctttttattccaTATCAGATAAGGGCTGCAACGGTACTACAAATTAATGATGGTGTTGCCTGCACGTCtgctcctctttttctttttctcaggAAAAGTGCAAAAAAGCCAAGGACCTGCGGAATAGAACTTTAGAACAGAGTAGTATATGCATCtcaagaaaaattaaagaaaagaaataaagcaaaagCCAAACAGGACATATCCATGTAATAGAGAATAGTACAAGGTAACTTTGTATTTTACTTTGTATAAACATGTATAATGTGATCCGTCACCCACGGCAACTGAATGTTGAAGCTTATTTGAAAACACAATAATGAGTTCTTGAGTTGCGACTCAGTTGTTGCCAAGGTTATGAACGGGAAGATTTAAGTCCCCTTTTGTAACAGTGGGCTGCCTCTTAGTCTTAGGGGTACCTCCTAACAAACCCCGGTTGGACGCTATTATTATATAAAAGGCAGTCTCAAAGGCGTGACATAAACTCGGGCAAGAGAGCAAAATATCACCCTCCTCACAAAGGCTAAGGCCGTGATATGTCAAGGCGTGTAGGACCATGCAACTTCAGATATTTAGATTACACTTCTTTTGCAGGGGCAGGGTCGAACTTGGCCGAAGGATGTCACCTCCCGATTAGGAGTAACTATGTgcaaataaatataataaaggAGATTCACGGCCAGTACCGTCGCGCTTGGAACATACAACAAATACTAGCAGAACATCAATGAATAGAGAGAGACTAAAGTAATCAATCATCATCATGTACATCAGCAAATGGCTCATTCATCCAACAAAGTAGGGAATGCTCGGCTGGACAGAAGTACCATTAACCAGCTGCATACAAATCAACCAACAAGCTGGAAGAAATCCGtaatattatttaaaatgtGAAGTTTAATACATCATCATCGTCAAACATCTTTCTTTCTTAGTTTAGCCTTCCTCTTCGCCGTTAGAAGGAAATCCAAGCACTGAACACTACCATGTACACCGGCTGTTTGCATCTGATACTTAACTCCACCATCTCACTCATTCTTGAAGGACTGCAAAAAGATACGAACGAAATCAACAAATCGTACATCTACTTATCCAAGCATACAAAACTCAGCATTGATCTGAGCATCCAACCTCGAAATTTTTGGCCACCTGCTCCGAAACTTTTTTCTTCACCTCTGCGGCTGCATCCAACATTATTTCGTCAAGAAGAAAACGTTAGCCCAATttaataaaagaagaagaagaagaagaagagtgcTGCACTCAAAGaaccaaaaaccaaaagaatTGATGAGCAGCATGGGATACGAGCGCATGCCTTTGACAGAAACGTTCTCTATCCTCTTCGATGTCCTAACTGCAAATCTTTGGAAAGCAGGACTGAAACAGATTATAAGAATTAGTAGGAAACATCAGAACAGATCAGGATAGTACTTCACACCGTCCAAGCAAAAACAGTCCACAAGGATATAGAAATTTAATGTACACGAGCAACTAGAGTCCAAATCTCACAACAAAAGAAAGTACCCATAAGTTCAGTACTAATCCCTGAATGTATTTAACCAAAAATATGACCAACGACTATAGTTATCCCTACCAAAAAACAATAAGTTGTTGACAGCAACATACCATCAAGCTAATAATTTGCGTATGCTTCAAGTTTCAAAGCAACCAAAAAATCATACTTGATAGCAAAATAAGTTATCTTTAACCAAATAATATGAATCACTGCCCCCAACACCAAAGAACTCCcaaccacccccccccccccccgcggCCGCGGGgcccaaaaaaaatagaagaagaagaagaagacaccAAACTCCTAGGCAATTAAAGCCACCAAAAGTATAGTCAATACAAATGCCAATTTACAACAAGCTCGAAAAAACAAGtccaattaaaatataaaagaacaAGTACATGAACCAGATTCATTAAAATCTTGTAAAACATAAATGCTTCAGATTGTATGACCGTATAACAAGTTCAAAAAAAACTAGGCAGCCTCAGAGCACTAAAGTTTGAAAAGAACAATTGCGATCATTTCCGCAAATCATTACAAGCCTACGAAAGTCATCATCGGCATGCGAGCATTAAAGGAAAAGGATtatcattttcactaaaataaAATTCAGACCAAATAGCTCAAAACGGAAGCCGCATCAATTTAGTAGAAACTACTAATGAGATACGTGGATAAGAGTAGAAAAATGCTTCCAGAGACGCCAAAATATTCAGGAAAATAGAGTCTGTAAATAATGATAACCTGTTCGCGAGGCCATTCACGATGAGCTCGTTGGCGACGTAAGACATGACCCGATGGATGAAATTTCCTCCTCCAGCCATTATCGATTCCTCTCGGAGACTgatcaagtcaaaaacatgttAATTATTGGACAATTAGATAATATATTCGAGAAAGCTAAGAGTTTAAGGGTCATAGAAATAGCAAAACGACAATGAAGAGAGAGGGCTTCAACCTGAGATGCGATGGCCGAAAtcggaaactagggtttttagaGTCAGAAATCGCGATAACCTCCTGTATTTGGAGGCTGGAGGCTGGAGCTGGATTGACGCCAACAAGAGGCGggtttcctaaaactctaagtTGGGTGGGTCCCCGGGAAATTCGGGTCTCTGGGCATATAAACTATAATGGGCTTCTACCAGTAATGGGCGCAATTTGGAGTTTTGGGTTGGGATTCCCAACGGAGCCCAGAGAGCCCATCCGTGATAGCAGGTCTAATATGCTTACTGTACGGATCTTCTTGTTGATTAGAGCACGAAATAAGAGGCCAGCACCCATTAACTTTGAATGTAAAATTCAGATTCAGAAACGTAAAGTTATCAGGAATGGCAAATACTTGGATAAACCCTCGGTTTATATAGATTTTGCGATTCAAATTTTGTCATATGTCATATCATCACGCGGACTCAAAAATTAATGGTGTGACAAAATTTGAATCACATGATTTACAAGACTACATCTACCCAAGTTTTTTGCCACCGTTAAATTTGTCATAAAGACTCAAATAGGGATGCATTCCCTCCTCGAGCTCTTCTCTTTCTACTTGCAAAggcttgaaaagaaaaaaaaaaatgaatggatGCTTGTCTAGGCGGGCAATAGAATAGAGAAAGCTCTAGCATGTTATGGTATAGCGTACGAGGCTTTTTGGCCTcattttgaccaagaaaaaataattttagcaAAAGATAAGCTTTCCAAAGATAAAATAAACGATAAGCCTATACAAAGAGCAAGATTGCCCAGTCGCATCATGGTATCTAGACTATCTACCAAAGGCATTCATCTACAGTCAAAACATCCCAGTGCTATACCTCACTCTACAACGGAATCTCAAATCGCTTTTACAAGTGGAACTTTCCTCCATCAGGCTCCAACAAGCCTAACAGTAGTGTCAACAATGGTTGCAAGGATTCTATCAGCAGCAGCAGGAGCAGGAACATTCTTGAAAATAGCCTTATTTCTGGCTTTCCAAACCTGATAGATTGTACTAATAGCCAACAAACGGCTTGAAATTCCAGTGCAGGTGGACTCAATAGATCATGGTTTAGCGCCCCTGCACTCTTCACGTAATGCTTGAAACTTTTGCCATACGATTGCAGTCACCGgacattcaaaaaataaatgatcTATAATTTCCTCAGTAGCATTGCGCAGAATACAACAGAATGTTGAACCAAAAGGTTGTGCCAATCCTCTAAGCTTCAAGACCTTCCTCCACACTTAAAGAGCAATCAGAAGGAATATTAACCCTCAAAAGTGTTAGTGATAAATTATTCCCTTTAAAGTGCATTTTCTCTGCAAATTCACTAAGGGCCTCTGTTTGGAGTTAAAGTGGCTTATCAAAACGCACTTAAATTAGTAGAGATTTTAGTCAGAGTAGTTATGAAATGCTTGCTCACATTATTATTTGGATGCATATATTATTGGGGTGCATACTTACATAAGtga
Protein-coding sequences here:
- the LOC113694951 gene encoding AMP deaminase isoform X5 → MDTYALHLAMAALVGASAVAVSAYYMHRKTLNHLLEFAKTIERERERGDAVAEDGGVGYGGGGADSPQHFKRYGSVDKRRNHGRRKGSGYYRRGSASLPDVTAISGGMDILDDRRNGPVHVDSIPTGLPRLHTLPEGKSNHASSAKRSGHLIRPTSPKSPVASVSAFESVEGSDDEDNMTDSAGLNDAYLHANGNADLPDHRNANNGEQMAMSASSMIRSHSVSGDLHSVQPDPVAADILRKEPEQETFVKLKIAPRETPSPDEVDVYRNLQVCLEMRKTYVFREAVAPWEKEIITDPSTPKPIPNPFDYMPERKSDHSFQMEDGVVQVYANKEATEKLFPVADATTFFTDLHHILKVIAAGNIRTLCHHRLVLLEQKFNLHLMLNADREFLAQKSAPHRDFYNVRKVDTHVHHSACMNQKHLLRFIKSKLRKEPDEVVIFRDGTYLTLKEVFESLDLSGYDLNVDLLDVHADKSTFHRFDKFNLKYNPCGQSRLREIFLKQENLIQGRFLGELTKQVFSDLEASKYQVRPLCMAEYRVSIYGRKQSEWDQLASWIVNNDLYSENVVWLIQLPRLYNVYKEMGIVTSFQNILDNVFLPLFEVTVDPDSHPQLHVFLKQVVGFDLVDDESKPERRPTKHMPTPAQWTNIFNPAYSYYIYYCYANLYTLNKLRESKGMTTIKLRPHSGEAGDVDHLAATFLTAHNIAHGINLRKSPVLQYLYYLAQIGLAMSPLSNNSLFLDYHRNPFPMFFLRGLNVSLSTDDPLQIHLTKEPLVEEYSIAASVWKLSSCDICEIARNSVYQSGFSHVLKSHWVGKEYYKRGPDGNDIHKTNVPHIRLEFRDMIRC
- the LOC113694951 gene encoding AMP deaminase isoform X3 gives rise to the protein MDTYALHLAMAALVGASAVAVSAYYMHRKTLNHLLEFAKTIERERERGDAVAEDGGVGYGGGGADSPQHFKRYGSVDKRRNHGRRKGSGYYRRGSASLPDVTAISGGMDILDDRRNGPVHVDSIPTGLPRLHTLPEGKSNHASSAKRSGHLIRPTSPKSPVASVSAFESVEGSDDEDNMTDSAGLNDAYLHANGNADLPDHRNANNGEQMAMSASSMIRSHSVSGDLHSVQPDPVAADILRKEPEQETFVKLKIAPRETPSPDEVDVYRNLQVCLEMRKTYVFREAVAPWEKEIITDPSTPKPIPNPFDYMPERKSDHSFQMEDGVVQVYANKEATEKLFPVADATTFFTDLHHILKVIAAGNIRTLCHHRLVLLEQKFNLHLMLNADREFLAQKSAPHRDFYNVRKVDTHVHHSACMNQKHLLRFIKSKLRKEPDEVVIFRDGTYLTLKEVFESLDLSGYDLNVDLLDVHADKSTFHRFDKFNLKYNPCGQSRLREIFLKQENLIQGRFLGELTKQVFSDLEASKYQVRPLCMAEYRVSIYGRKQSEWDQLASWIVNNDLYSENVVWLIQLPRLYNVYKEMGIVTSFQNILDNVFLPLFEVTVDPDSHPQLHVFLKQVVGFDLVDDESKPERRPTKHMPTPAQWTNIFNPAYSYYIYYCYANLYTLNKLRESKGMTTIKLRPHSGEAGDVDHLAATFLTAHNIAHGINLRKSPVLQYLYYLAQIGLAMSPLSNNSLFLDYHRNPFPMFFLRGLNVSLSTDDPLQIHLTKEPLVEEYSIAASVWKLSSCDICEIARNSVYQSGFSHVLKSHWVGKEYYKRGPDGNDIHKTNVPHIRLEFRDMIWREEMQQVYLGNSIFAEHIDP